The following proteins are co-located in the Streptomyces sp. NBC_00435 genome:
- a CDS encoding expansin EXLX1 family cellulose-binding protein, whose product MASAPAPSAGRIQPDTTYRGVATAYAAADGNGACLFGPTDDLMIAAMNTTDYESSRACGAYVRVRTASGASITVRITNECPLPCAPGQLDLSEQAFAKLADPKVGRIPITWSLLSPRTSDTLSLRYKSGSSAHWCGIQVIDHRNPVSRLEVRTGKGWRRLPRTDYNYFLSADGGGCGGAIRITDIYGEQLTVDGTALLPNVAQPTRVQFAAH is encoded by the coding sequence GTGGCATCCGCCCCGGCACCGTCGGCAGGACGCATCCAGCCGGATACCACATACAGGGGCGTCGCCACCGCCTACGCCGCCGCCGACGGCAATGGCGCCTGCCTGTTCGGCCCGACCGACGACCTCATGATCGCGGCGATGAACACCACGGACTACGAGTCGTCCAGGGCGTGCGGCGCGTACGTGCGCGTCCGCACGGCGAGCGGCGCCTCGATCACCGTCCGGATCACCAACGAATGCCCACTGCCCTGCGCGCCCGGCCAACTGGACCTCAGCGAACAGGCCTTCGCGAAACTGGCCGATCCCAAGGTCGGCCGTATCCCGATCACCTGGAGCCTGCTGAGCCCCCGCACGTCCGACACCCTCTCCCTCCGGTACAAGTCCGGTTCCAGCGCCCACTGGTGCGGCATCCAGGTGATCGACCACCGGAATCCGGTCTCGCGGCTGGAGGTACGCACCGGCAAGGGCTGGCGGAGACTGCCCCGTACCGACTACAACTACTTCCTCTCCGCCGACGGCGGTGGGTGCGGCGGCGCGATAAGGATCACCGACATCTACGGAGAGCAGTTGACGGTCGACGGGACCGCGCTGCTGCCGAACGTCGCACAACCGACCCGGGTCCAGTTCGCCGCGCACTGA
- a CDS encoding SigE family RNA polymerase sigma factor, protein MVLDDASAEFHDFFERHYAELARFARLLTGEADGADDLAADALIALWQRWDRLRQAEYPLAYARGVVANLARSRIRSTVRERRRIALFWSRGAEPLHGPDVAAVVDVRTALARLPFRKRSCVVLRHAFDLSEKDTALALGISVGTVKSQTSKGMAELERMLGSAGAAGELLAGRRSR, encoded by the coding sequence ATGGTCCTCGATGACGCGTCCGCGGAGTTCCACGACTTCTTCGAACGCCACTACGCCGAACTCGCCCGGTTCGCCCGTCTCCTGACGGGCGAGGCGGACGGCGCCGATGATCTGGCCGCGGACGCCCTGATCGCACTGTGGCAACGCTGGGACCGGCTGCGCCAGGCCGAATACCCACTTGCCTACGCCCGTGGCGTGGTCGCCAACCTGGCACGGTCACGGATCCGCAGCACGGTGCGCGAGCGCCGCCGGATCGCCCTGTTCTGGTCCCGCGGTGCGGAGCCGTTGCACGGTCCGGACGTGGCCGCCGTGGTGGACGTGCGGACCGCTCTCGCCCGGTTGCCGTTCCGCAAGCGGTCGTGCGTGGTCCTGCGGCATGCCTTCGACCTGTCGGAGAAGGACACCGCTCTGGCGCTCGGGATATCGGTCGGTACGGTGAAGAGCCAGACCTCGAAGGGGATGGCCGAGCTGGAACGGATGCTGGGCAGTGCAGGAGCAGCCGGGGAACTGTTGGCGGGGAGGAGGAGCCGTTGA
- a CDS encoding transposase — protein MRRRRLREQCDDELAEGIAPELSRRVMKRRGGFSLTAYRTPAAIRRMVARRLEAWLRNRKVGGAAALAVRAVEADQNQMTALRGEELGTELVARSVAAHSDEAAELDGRVETGFRRHQDVVILAMPGMGRTLGTGFVAATGGEPTAFAGPDRLTAFARPAPVLWDSGTVGGYLRGRRRYHRGLQRDRYLSAQVSVLFYPVSRA, from the coding sequence GTGAGACGACGTCGGCTGCGGGAACAGTGCGACGACGAGCTGGCGGAGGGAATCGCGCCCGAGCTGTCCCGCCGCGTCATGAAACGACGAGGCGGATTCTCGCTGACCGCCTACCGGACCCCGGCCGCGATCCGCCGCATGGTTGCCAGGCGGCTGGAGGCATGGCTCCGCAACCGTAAGGTCGGCGGGGCGGCCGCGCTCGCAGTCCGGGCCGTGGAAGCTGACCAGAACCAGATGACCGCCCTGCGAGGCGAAGAGCTGGGCACCGAGCTCGTCGCCCGCTCGGTAGCCGCCCACAGCGACGAAGCGGCCGAACTCGACGGCCGAGTCGAAACCGGGTTCCGGCGGCACCAGGACGTCGTCATCCTCGCGATGCCCGGCATGGGGCGCACTCTTGGAACGGGGTTCGTCGCCGCGACCGGCGGTGAACCCACCGCCTTCGCCGGCCCCGACCGCCTGACCGCGTTTGCCCGCCCGGCACCCGTCCTCTGGGACTCCGGGACGGTCGGCGGGTACCTGCGCGGACGCCGCCGCTACCACCGCGGCCTCCAGCGGGACCGCTACCTCTCCGCGCAGGTCAGCGTACTCTTCTACCCGGTCTCCAGGGCGTAA
- the mmsB gene encoding multiple monosaccharide ABC transporter permease yields the protein MAQTKTTPDTTPRTPQSGRRPSAGAVLARALRGNLRQYGMLLALALIVLLFQFWTDGILLQPLNITNLIQQNGYILILAIGMMIVIIAGHIDLSVGSLAAFVGAAAAVMMVKHHAPWPLALVAALLIGALAGAWQGFWIAYLGIPSFIVTLAGMLLFRGGTQILLQGQSVAPFPKGFQNISSGFLPAVGPHTDYHNLTLLLGLVVLAVAILQEVRGRRRAASYGLEPLPAGLFLVKLGAISVAVVAFTLLLASYHGVPTVLLILGVLLVGFGYVMRDSILGRHTYAIGGNEAAARLSGVKSKRVVFLAFVNMGVLAALAGMVFAARLNAGTPQAGINFELEAIAAAFIGGASASGGVGTVIGAITGGLVLGVLNNGMSLVGVGTDYQQVIKGLVLLAAVGFDVYNKRKAGA from the coding sequence ATGGCCCAGACCAAGACCACCCCAGACACCACGCCCCGCACACCGCAGAGCGGCCGACGACCGTCAGCCGGTGCCGTACTGGCCCGAGCGTTGCGCGGCAACCTGCGCCAGTACGGGATGCTGCTCGCGCTGGCGCTGATCGTGCTGCTGTTCCAGTTCTGGACGGACGGCATCCTGCTCCAGCCGCTCAACATCACCAACCTGATCCAGCAGAACGGCTACATCCTCATCCTGGCCATCGGCATGATGATCGTCATCATCGCCGGGCACATCGACCTGTCGGTCGGGTCGCTCGCCGCCTTCGTCGGGGCGGCCGCCGCGGTGATGATGGTCAAACACCACGCGCCGTGGCCCCTGGCGCTGGTGGCCGCGCTGCTGATCGGGGCTCTCGCCGGAGCCTGGCAGGGCTTCTGGATCGCCTATCTCGGAATCCCCTCGTTCATCGTCACGCTGGCCGGCATGCTGCTGTTCCGCGGTGGGACCCAGATCCTCCTGCAGGGCCAGTCGGTGGCACCCTTCCCCAAGGGCTTCCAGAACATCAGTAGCGGCTTCCTCCCCGCCGTCGGCCCCCACACCGACTACCACAACCTCACCCTCCTACTGGGCCTCGTGGTGCTGGCCGTCGCGATCCTGCAGGAGGTGCGCGGACGGCGGCGGGCCGCCTCGTACGGGCTGGAACCGCTCCCGGCCGGGCTGTTCCTGGTGAAGCTCGGCGCGATCAGCGTGGCCGTGGTGGCCTTCACGCTGCTGCTGGCCAGCTACCACGGGGTGCCGACCGTTCTGCTGATCCTCGGCGTCCTGCTGGTCGGCTTCGGATACGTGATGCGCGACTCGATCCTCGGCCGTCACACCTACGCCATCGGCGGAAACGAGGCGGCGGCGAGGCTGTCCGGGGTGAAGAGCAAGCGGGTCGTCTTCCTGGCCTTCGTGAACATGGGCGTCCTCGCCGCCCTGGCCGGGATGGTCTTCGCCGCGCGACTCAACGCGGGTACGCCGCAGGCCGGCATCAACTTCGAGCTGGAGGCGATCGCCGCCGCCTTCATCGGCGGCGCCTCCGCGAGCGGCGGTGTGGGAACCGTCATCGGCGCGATCACGGGCGGTCTGGTGCTGGGCGTACTGAACAACGGCATGTCGCTGGTCGGCGTGGGTACCGACTACCAGCAGGTGATCAAGGGCCTGGTACTGCTGGCGGCCGTCGGCTTCGACGTCTACAACAAGCGCAAGGCCGGAGCCTGA
- a CDS encoding DMT family transporter, with product MRHDGESRWSARLGTPVLSCLMVLLLATGWVVSGKLVSDTPPLAVAAGRTAASFLVIGAIAALRPRTWTAIRLTGGRHRAVVLLAFLGFFAYYTGTLLGVDRIGASRVGLVVSLLPCITFVIGIVAFREQAGIRRVLGTVLAVAAALGYALDDGPASTGGGTRLLVSGVCLALAGTFAYALYGYVYRKHMADVPPLAALPAVTGAATVMLGLTAAVWVPLGAVSAAQWAGVALLGALLTAPVFVISHELILRKGPLFTSSVALVVPFLVRLGEWARGAADAPGPASLLFLALCSAGVWMTVVPVRVPATEPTQPPIPTEPERSTP from the coding sequence GTGCGTCATGACGGTGAGAGTCGTTGGAGCGCCCGCCTCGGCACCCCGGTCCTGTCCTGCCTCATGGTCCTGCTCCTGGCCACGGGCTGGGTGGTCTCCGGCAAGCTGGTCAGCGACACCCCGCCCCTGGCCGTCGCGGCCGGCCGCACCGCGGCGAGCTTCCTCGTCATCGGCGCGATCGCCGCGCTGCGGCCGCGGACATGGACGGCGATACGGCTCACCGGCGGCCGGCACCGGGCCGTCGTGCTGCTGGCGTTCCTGGGCTTCTTCGCGTACTACACGGGAACGCTGCTCGGCGTCGACCGGATCGGCGCCTCCCGGGTCGGTCTCGTGGTGTCCCTCCTGCCCTGCATCACCTTCGTGATCGGCATCGTCGCCTTCCGCGAACAGGCGGGCATCCGCCGGGTCCTGGGCACCGTGCTCGCCGTGGCGGCGGCCCTGGGCTATGCGCTGGACGACGGCCCGGCGAGCACCGGCGGCGGAACCCGCCTGCTCGTGTCCGGGGTCTGCCTCGCCCTGGCCGGGACGTTCGCGTACGCCCTGTACGGCTACGTCTACCGCAAGCACATGGCCGACGTCCCGCCGCTCGCCGCCCTTCCGGCGGTCACCGGCGCGGCCACGGTCATGCTCGGCCTGACCGCGGCCGTATGGGTGCCGCTCGGCGCCGTCAGCGCGGCCCAGTGGGCCGGAGTGGCGCTGCTCGGTGCGCTGCTCACCGCCCCTGTTTTCGTCATCTCCCATGAACTCATCCTGCGCAAGGGCCCCTTGTTCACCTCCTCCGTCGCGCTGGTGGTGCCGTTCCTGGTGCGCCTGGGCGAGTGGGCACGGGGTGCGGCGGACGCCCCGGGACCCGCCTCCCTCCTCTTCCTCGCACTGTGCTCGGCGGGGGTGTGGATGACGGTCGTACCGGTCCGCGTACCGGCCACCGAGCCCACCCAGCCGCCGATCCCGACCGAGCCCGAAAGAAGTACACCGTGA
- a CDS encoding non-reducing end alpha-L-arabinofuranosidase family hydrolase, whose amino-acid sequence MRRRSSSRGPLSAVLAAAVATLAALAALLVAGPAQAATTSDLRGVASGRCLDVAGFSQSDGANVHIWDCHGGINQQWTLTDSSQLTVYGNKCLDVRGGATTSGTPVQIWTCNGSENQQWRVNSDGTIVGVRSGLCLEVSGWGTANGTGVQTRSCHGGGNQKWTGLSGVSNACALPSAYRWTSTGPLAQPANGQLALKDFSTTTYNGKRLVYATTSNGTAWGSTAFSPFANWSDMGAATQTRMNEPAVAPELFYFAPKDVWVMVSQWSQWPLYYRTSSDPTNPNGWSAAQPLFTGGLPVGPGDRRDAPIDPTMIADDQNMYLFFAADNGKIYRASMPIGNFPGNFGSSYTTVMSDATDLLFEAPEVYKVQGRNQYLMIVEAQGSNRYFRSFTASSLNGPWTVQAGSESNPFAGQANSGSTWAKGVSHGDLVRNNPDQTMTIDPCNLQFLYQGLPTTTPENTDYLKLPYRPGLLTLQR is encoded by the coding sequence ATGCGCAGACGAAGTTCCAGCCGCGGCCCCCTGTCCGCGGTGCTCGCCGCCGCGGTCGCGACCCTGGCCGCGTTGGCGGCGCTGCTCGTCGCAGGCCCGGCTCAGGCGGCCACCACCAGCGACTTGCGCGGTGTTGCTTCCGGCCGCTGTCTCGATGTGGCGGGCTTCAGCCAGTCCGACGGCGCGAACGTGCACATCTGGGACTGCCACGGTGGAATCAACCAGCAGTGGACGTTGACGGACAGCAGCCAGCTGACCGTGTACGGCAACAAGTGCCTGGATGTCCGGGGCGGCGCCACCACGTCCGGGACCCCGGTGCAGATCTGGACGTGCAACGGCAGTGAGAACCAGCAGTGGCGGGTGAACTCCGACGGCACGATCGTCGGCGTACGGTCCGGGCTGTGTCTGGAGGTCTCAGGCTGGGGCACGGCCAACGGCACGGGGGTGCAGACCCGGTCGTGCCACGGTGGCGGCAACCAGAAGTGGACCGGCCTGTCCGGGGTGAGCAACGCGTGTGCTCTTCCGTCGGCCTACCGGTGGACCTCGACGGGTCCGCTGGCGCAGCCGGCGAACGGGCAGCTGGCGCTGAAGGACTTCTCCACCACCACGTACAACGGCAAGCGCCTGGTCTACGCGACCACCTCCAACGGAACGGCGTGGGGCTCGACGGCGTTCAGCCCCTTCGCGAACTGGTCGGACATGGGGGCGGCCACCCAGACCAGGATGAACGAACCCGCGGTGGCGCCCGAACTGTTCTACTTCGCGCCCAAGGACGTCTGGGTGATGGTGTCTCAGTGGAGTCAGTGGCCGCTCTACTACCGCACCTCCAGCGACCCCACCAACCCCAACGGCTGGTCCGCCGCGCAGCCGCTGTTCACCGGCGGCCTGCCCGTGGGACCCGGGGACCGGAGGGACGCCCCGATCGACCCGACCATGATCGCCGATGACCAGAACATGTACCTGTTCTTCGCCGCCGACAACGGCAAGATCTACCGGGCGAGCATGCCGATCGGGAACTTCCCGGGCAACTTCGGCTCCTCGTACACGACGGTCATGAGCGACGCGACGGACCTTCTGTTCGAGGCGCCGGAGGTCTACAAGGTCCAGGGCCGGAACCAGTACCTCATGATCGTTGAGGCGCAGGGCTCGAACCGCTACTTCCGCTCGTTCACCGCATCCAGCCTGAACGGTCCGTGGACCGTTCAGGCCGGCAGCGAGAGCAACCCCTTCGCGGGTCAGGCCAACAGCGGTTCCACCTGGGCCAAGGGCGTCAGCCACGGTGACCTGGTCCGCAACAACCCCGACCAGACCATGACCATCGATCCCTGCAACCTGCAGTTCCTCTATCAGGGCCTCCCCACCACCACACCGGAGAACACCGACTACCTGAAGCTGCCGTACCGGCCGGGTCTGCTCACCCTGCAGCGCTGA
- a CDS encoding DUF6421 family protein encodes MTTTANTATVTVTATAPLSAALRAEARELAGSLIPKVNRFRLRQADNGTVTAPRTADGELLAEIRDEATAWYVRNGQPGQAAALAADVDGWLREGLDSAPDFARSRDALTPPPDGRHVFFLAPAQTTNSVPPVGKRLDCFLALRKEPDALPQLATSFPHPKNNCQSLVLVAGSHGFAHGNCLVFFPENVAAHDKVQDQPYAMFFYNKMRKIHETYALPGAEAVLTAGSVPRASSGLAPEVCYEARAIWGYLHDSMHYQGRWPFDQHITLKMNWFVGLLEETKVDAKTVLACADGGVPFAREQIAMILLERVFRYPQADDATRNFDSGTGVFLYSWLRRHHALTGSPEADGLLRLDWDKTLDALRTYVAAVEELEDRVRTDDEYRAAAKEFVRTYLPPGEPKQRFGFTEDQSVLLRAKRTLAGLPALRFADAEW; translated from the coding sequence GTGACCACCACCGCCAACACCGCCACGGTTACCGTCACCGCCACCGCCCCGCTCAGCGCGGCCTTGCGCGCCGAGGCGAGGGAACTCGCCGGGTCCCTCATACCCAAGGTCAATCGCTTCCGCCTCCGGCAGGCCGACAACGGTACGGTGACGGCTCCGCGGACCGCCGATGGGGAACTGCTCGCCGAGATCCGGGACGAGGCCACCGCCTGGTACGTCCGCAACGGACAGCCCGGCCAGGCCGCCGCGCTCGCGGCGGACGTGGACGGTTGGCTCCGCGAAGGCCTGGACAGCGCACCGGACTTCGCCCGCTCCCGCGACGCGCTCACACCGCCGCCCGACGGCAGACACGTGTTCTTCCTGGCCCCCGCGCAGACCACCAACAGCGTGCCGCCCGTCGGCAAGCGGCTCGACTGCTTCCTCGCACTGCGCAAGGAACCCGACGCCCTGCCTCAACTGGCCACGTCCTTCCCCCACCCGAAGAACAACTGCCAGTCCCTGGTGCTCGTCGCGGGGAGCCACGGGTTCGCACACGGCAACTGCCTCGTGTTCTTTCCCGAGAACGTCGCCGCGCACGACAAGGTGCAGGACCAGCCGTACGCGATGTTCTTCTACAACAAGATGCGCAAGATCCACGAGACCTACGCCCTGCCGGGAGCCGAGGCGGTCCTCACCGCGGGTTCCGTACCGAGGGCCTCGTCCGGCCTGGCGCCGGAGGTCTGCTACGAGGCCCGCGCGATCTGGGGATACCTGCACGACTCCATGCACTACCAGGGGCGCTGGCCGTTCGACCAGCACATCACGTTGAAGATGAACTGGTTCGTCGGCCTCCTGGAGGAGACCAAGGTCGACGCCAAGACCGTCCTCGCCTGCGCCGACGGCGGAGTCCCCTTCGCGCGGGAACAGATCGCCATGATCTTGCTGGAGCGCGTCTTCCGCTACCCGCAGGCCGACGACGCGACCCGCAATTTCGATTCGGGCACCGGTGTCTTCCTCTACTCCTGGCTGCGCCGCCACCATGCGCTGACCGGCTCGCCGGAGGCCGACGGCCTGCTCCGGCTGGACTGGGACAAGACCCTCGACGCCTTGCGCACGTACGTCGCCGCCGTGGAGGAGCTCGAGGACCGTGTCCGCACCGACGACGAGTACCGGGCCGCGGCCAAGGAATTCGTCCGCACGTACCTGCCCCCCGGGGAGCCGAAGCAGCGATTCGGCTTCACCGAGGATCAGAGCGTCCTCCTGAGGGCCAAGCGGACGCTGGCCGGCCTGCCCGCCCTGCGGTTCGCGGACGCGGAGTGGTGA
- the chvE gene encoding multiple monosaccharide ABC transporter substrate-binding protein: MRKLSAGLVTLGLTLSLAACGQSANGAGEGGSGGEAKGGLVGIAMPTKSSERWINDGDNMVKEFQAKGYKTDLQYGDNVVENQVSQVENMITKGAKLLVIAAIDGSSLTNVLQKAADAHVPVISYDRLIRGTGNVDYYATFDNHKVGVLQGSYIVDKLGLKDGKGPFNIELFAGSPDDNNATFFFNGAMSVLKPYIDDKKLVVQSGQTSFNQIATLRWDGGLAQSRMDNLLSKSYTAARVDAVLSPYDGISIGIISSLKSVGYGAGQPIPVVTGQDGELASVKSIIAGEQTQTVYKDTRQLAKAAVQMGDALLTGGKPEVNDTGQYNNGVKTVPAQLLQPVSVDKENYQKVLVDSGQYTADQLK; encoded by the coding sequence GTGCGGAAGCTTTCAGCCGGCCTTGTCACCCTGGGCCTGACGCTGTCGCTGGCAGCCTGCGGCCAGAGCGCCAACGGAGCGGGCGAGGGCGGGAGTGGCGGGGAGGCCAAAGGCGGCCTCGTCGGCATCGCGATGCCGACCAAGTCGTCGGAGCGCTGGATCAATGACGGCGACAACATGGTCAAGGAGTTCCAGGCCAAGGGTTACAAGACCGATCTCCAGTACGGCGACAACGTCGTGGAGAACCAGGTCTCCCAGGTGGAGAACATGATCACAAAGGGCGCCAAGCTGCTGGTGATCGCAGCCATCGACGGTTCCTCGCTCACCAACGTGCTGCAGAAGGCCGCCGACGCCCACGTCCCCGTCATCTCCTACGACCGGCTGATCCGCGGCACCGGGAACGTCGACTACTACGCGACCTTCGACAACCACAAGGTCGGCGTCCTCCAGGGCAGTTACATCGTCGACAAGCTCGGCCTCAAGGACGGCAAGGGCCCGTTCAACATCGAGCTGTTCGCCGGCTCACCGGACGACAACAACGCCACCTTCTTCTTCAACGGTGCGATGAGCGTCCTGAAGCCGTACATCGACGACAAGAAACTGGTCGTGCAGAGCGGCCAGACCTCCTTCAATCAGATCGCCACACTGCGCTGGGACGGCGGCCTCGCCCAGTCCCGGATGGACAACCTGCTGAGCAAGTCGTACACCGCCGCACGCGTCGACGCCGTGCTCTCGCCCTACGACGGCATCTCGATCGGCATCATCTCCTCGCTCAAGAGCGTCGGTTACGGCGCCGGCCAGCCCATTCCCGTCGTCACGGGCCAGGACGGCGAGCTGGCCTCGGTGAAATCGATCATCGCGGGCGAGCAGACCCAGACCGTCTACAAGGACACCCGCCAACTGGCCAAGGCAGCAGTCCAGATGGGCGACGCGCTACTGACGGGCGGCAAGCCCGAGGTCAACGACACCGGCCAGTACAACAACGGCGTCAAGACCGTACCGGCGCAGCTGCTCCAGCCGGTCAGCGTCGACAAGGAGAACTACCAGAAGGTCCTGGTGGACAGCGGCCAGTACACCGCGGACCAGCTGAAGTAG
- the mmsA gene encoding multiple monosaccharide ABC transporter ATP-binding protein — MARPVLEMRSISKTFPGVKALSEVNLTVAAGEVHAVCGENGAGKSTLMKVLSGVHPHGGYQGEIYFEGEPCRFRDIRASEQRGIVIIHQELALVPYLSIAENIFLGNEHATRGVISWHKTLTHAAALIRQVGLDESPHTRVADLGVGKQQLVEIAKALAKKVKLLILDEPTAALNDEDSRKLLDLILELKAQGISCVLISHKLNEIARVADAVTILRDGRTIETIAIGPEGISEERIIRGMVGRDLEHRYPERVPEIGEVAFEIEDWSVQHPIDHRRKVVDGVSLHVRRGEIVGIAGLMGAGRTELAMSVFGRSYGRWTGGRVRLDGREIRTRTVPEAIRHGIAYVTEDRKQLGLNLGDDISRNISLSALGKVARRGWVDRHEEARIAESFRRTMNIKAPSVFAETGKLSGGNQQKVVLSKWIFAEPEVLILDEPTRGIDIGAKAEIYTVIAELAAQGKTVLVISSELPELLGLCDRIYTMAEGRITGEVNRAEATQESLMRLMTMSAAYPDKQV, encoded by the coding sequence ATGGCCCGACCCGTTCTCGAGATGCGGTCGATCAGCAAGACCTTTCCCGGCGTCAAGGCCCTCTCCGAGGTCAACCTGACCGTCGCCGCCGGTGAGGTGCACGCCGTCTGCGGCGAGAACGGCGCCGGCAAGTCCACGCTGATGAAGGTGCTCAGCGGGGTCCACCCCCACGGCGGCTACCAGGGCGAGATCTACTTCGAGGGCGAGCCCTGCCGGTTCCGGGACATCCGGGCCAGCGAGCAGCGCGGCATCGTGATCATCCACCAGGAACTCGCGCTGGTGCCCTACCTGTCCATCGCCGAGAACATCTTCCTCGGCAACGAGCACGCCACCCGGGGCGTCATCAGCTGGCACAAGACGCTGACCCACGCCGCCGCACTGATCCGGCAGGTCGGACTCGACGAGAGCCCGCACACCAGGGTCGCCGATCTCGGCGTGGGCAAACAGCAGTTGGTCGAGATCGCCAAGGCGCTCGCCAAGAAGGTGAAGCTGCTCATCCTGGACGAGCCGACCGCCGCCCTGAACGACGAGGACAGCCGCAAGCTGCTCGACCTGATCCTCGAACTCAAGGCACAGGGCATCTCCTGCGTCCTCATCTCGCACAAACTGAACGAGATCGCCCGGGTCGCCGATGCCGTCACCATCCTGCGCGACGGACGGACCATCGAGACCATCGCGATCGGCCCCGAGGGCATCTCCGAGGAGCGGATCATCCGCGGCATGGTCGGCCGCGACCTGGAACACCGCTACCCCGAACGCGTACCCGAGATCGGCGAGGTCGCCTTCGAGATCGAGGACTGGAGCGTCCAGCACCCGATCGACCACCGGCGCAAGGTGGTCGACGGCGTCTCGCTCCACGTCCGTCGAGGCGAGATCGTCGGCATCGCCGGCCTCATGGGCGCCGGCCGCACCGAACTGGCCATGAGCGTCTTCGGCCGCTCGTACGGGCGGTGGACCGGCGGCCGGGTCCGGCTGGACGGCCGGGAGATCCGTACCCGGACGGTACCGGAGGCGATCAGGCACGGCATCGCGTACGTGACCGAGGACCGCAAGCAGCTCGGCCTCAACCTGGGCGACGACATCAGCCGGAACATCTCGCTGAGCGCCCTCGGCAAGGTCGCCCGGCGGGGCTGGGTCGACAGGCACGAGGAGGCGCGGATCGCCGAATCGTTCCGGCGGACCATGAACATCAAGGCCCCCTCGGTGTTCGCGGAGACCGGCAAGCTCAGCGGCGGCAACCAGCAGAAGGTCGTCCTCAGCAAGTGGATCTTCGCCGAGCCGGAGGTCCTGATCCTCGACGAGCCCACCCGGGGGATCGACATCGGCGCCAAGGCGGAGATCTACACCGTCATCGCCGAACTCGCCGCCCAGGGCAAGACAGTACTCGTCATCTCCTCCGAACTCCCCGAACTCCTGGGCCTGTGCGACCGGATCTACACCATGGCCGAAGGCCGGATCACCGGTGAGGTCAACCGCGCGGAAGCCACCCAGGAATCCCTCATGCGGCTCATGACCATGAGCGCGGCATACCCCGACAAGCAGGTGTGA